The following proteins come from a genomic window of Drosophila sulfurigaster albostrigata strain 15112-1811.04 chromosome X, ASM2355843v2, whole genome shotgun sequence:
- the LOC133847838 gene encoding transport and Golgi organization protein 2 isoform X1, whose amino-acid sequence MCVIFFYANSQPDSVDGYKLILASNRDEFFARDTQQVAKWTDSQQVYGGIDLEPGREGGTWLAIGSDKGVFKVGALLNLTGEPKPRNAVAHKNILQPHNNNSNNSQHKQRHEQQQQQTNNEHFLLGRGMIVADFVRQSDEQYNIANYNQQLLADCTKYSAFNFVSIEIGDSSKPAEINLLSNVPPTLAPFKQGQCYGFGNSLPDAPFEKVQYGQQHFDQIVQQHGHSSVETLSAELLQLLKNKHKFWPDVELKRRAPSWGEGLSALNVHIPEHGYGSRTHSLILVDANNKLHFIEETMAGLEPDGEWRRTHIEKQF is encoded by the exons ATGTGTGTGATATTCTTCTATGCTAATTCACAGCCCGATAGCGTTGATGGCTACAAACTGATCTTGGCCTCGAATCGCGACGAGTTCTTTGCTCGCGACACACAACAGGTGGCCAAATGGACTGACTCCCAGCAGGTCTATGGTG GCATCGATCTGGAGCCGGGTCGCGAGGGTGGCACCTGGTTGGCCATTGGCAGCGACAAAGGCGTCTTTAAGGTGGGCGCCCTGCTCAATTTGACCGGCGAACCAAAGCCACGCAATGCAGTTG CGcacaaaaacattttgcaaccgcataataacaacagcaacaacagccagcaCAAGCAACGgcatgaacaacaacaacaacaaacaaataacgAACATTTCTTACTAGGACGCGGAATGATCGTCGCTGACTTTGTGCGTCAATCGGATGAACAATACAACATTGCCAACTACAATCAACAACTGCTCGCCGACTGCACCAAATACAGTGCCTTCAATTTCGTATCCATTGAAATTGG TGATTCCTCGAAACCGGCGGAAATCAATCTGCTTAGCAATGTTCCGCCAACGCTGGCGCCCTTTAAGCAAGGCCAATGCTATGGCTTTGGCAACAGTCTGCCCGATGCTCCCTTCGAGAAAGTCCAATACGGTCAGCAGCACTTCGATCAGATCGTCCAACAGCATGGCCACTCGAGTGTGGAAACCTTAAGTGCCGagctgttgcaattgctgaaGAACAAGCATAAATTCTGGCCCGATGTCGAGCTGAAGCGACGTGCGCCCAGCTGGGGCGAAGGACTGAGTGCCCTGAATGTCCACATCCCGGAGCATGGCTATGGCAGTCGGACACATTCGCTTATCCTGGTGGATGCGAACAATAAGCTGCATTTCATTGAGGAGACCATGGCGGGCTTGGAACCTGATGGCGAGTGGCGTCGCACGCATATTGAAAAGCAATTCtaa
- the LOC133847838 gene encoding transport and Golgi organization protein 2 isoform X2, protein MCVIFFYANSQPDSVDGYKLILASNRDEFFARDTQQVAKWTDSQQVYGGIDLEPGREGGTWLAIGSDKGVFKVGALLNLTGEPKPRNAVGRGMIVADFVRQSDEQYNIANYNQQLLADCTKYSAFNFVSIEIGDSSKPAEINLLSNVPPTLAPFKQGQCYGFGNSLPDAPFEKVQYGQQHFDQIVQQHGHSSVETLSAELLQLLKNKHKFWPDVELKRRAPSWGEGLSALNVHIPEHGYGSRTHSLILVDANNKLHFIEETMAGLEPDGEWRRTHIEKQF, encoded by the exons ATGTGTGTGATATTCTTCTATGCTAATTCACAGCCCGATAGCGTTGATGGCTACAAACTGATCTTGGCCTCGAATCGCGACGAGTTCTTTGCTCGCGACACACAACAGGTGGCCAAATGGACTGACTCCCAGCAGGTCTATGGTG GCATCGATCTGGAGCCGGGTCGCGAGGGTGGCACCTGGTTGGCCATTGGCAGCGACAAAGGCGTCTTTAAGGTGGGCGCCCTGCTCAATTTGACCGGCGAACCAAAGCCACGCAATGCAGTTG GACGCGGAATGATCGTCGCTGACTTTGTGCGTCAATCGGATGAACAATACAACATTGCCAACTACAATCAACAACTGCTCGCCGACTGCACCAAATACAGTGCCTTCAATTTCGTATCCATTGAAATTGG TGATTCCTCGAAACCGGCGGAAATCAATCTGCTTAGCAATGTTCCGCCAACGCTGGCGCCCTTTAAGCAAGGCCAATGCTATGGCTTTGGCAACAGTCTGCCCGATGCTCCCTTCGAGAAAGTCCAATACGGTCAGCAGCACTTCGATCAGATCGTCCAACAGCATGGCCACTCGAGTGTGGAAACCTTAAGTGCCGagctgttgcaattgctgaaGAACAAGCATAAATTCTGGCCCGATGTCGAGCTGAAGCGACGTGCGCCCAGCTGGGGCGAAGGACTGAGTGCCCTGAATGTCCACATCCCGGAGCATGGCTATGGCAGTCGGACACATTCGCTTATCCTGGTGGATGCGAACAATAAGCTGCATTTCATTGAGGAGACCATGGCGGGCTTGGAACCTGATGGCGAGTGGCGTCGCACGCATATTGAAAAGCAATTCtaa